In Erigeron canadensis isolate Cc75 chromosome 1, C_canadensis_v1, whole genome shotgun sequence, a single window of DNA contains:
- the LOC122586833 gene encoding protein FAR-RED ELONGATED HYPOCOTYL 3-like, giving the protein MSGLMRTTSRSKSENSFFSNFTTEKSTLVHFMLSYESAMEKQGSRLEFLDHQSLIKRARFSTRVNIEKQACDVYTRAIFQLNCKFVEEEKRKKKRKKKGVKEDEKEVEDLRTIEGEEIEDTNRALFSKDQENSASTSNNERVKKTFIFKLIHNIADQTVVCSCKTFERYGFLCRHVFCMFKANGIDQIPEKYIIRRWRKDLIPPGMRTRRTRYGESNEEFERLTNEAHYIVENCMTLLGNDEAMLSAFDDKVRSLKREIEDGFTNAGIKNKDKIIESFLGVTKPAERKIENPEIEGFKGCGSRLKSSKEIAVEQSMKHKRKCASCGRMTFHDKRNCAKKTKEEEEKRAKAEALKASKKK; this is encoded by the exons ATGTCGGGTTTAATGAGGACCACATCTAGGTCAAAGAGCGAGAATTCATTTTTCAGCAACTTTACAACTGAGAAATCGACTTTGGTTCATTTTATGTTGTCATATGAATCGGCTATGGAGAAGCAAGGGAGCAGATTAGAGTTTTTGGATCATCAATCTCTTATCAAAAGAGCACGGTTTTCAACACGTGTTAATATCGAAAAACAAGCATGTGATGTCTACACGCGTGCAATCTTCCAACTT AACTGCAAGTTTGTTGAAGAGgaaaagaggaagaagaaaaggaaaaaaaagggtgTTAAAGAGGACgaaaaagaagttgaagatCTAAGAACTATAGAGGGAGAAGAAATTGAGGATACAAATAGAGCCTTattttcaaaagatcaagaaaaTTCTGCAAGTACATCCAACAATGAAAGAGTTAAAAAGACGTTTATTTTCAAG TTGATACATAACATAGCAGATCAGACAGTTGTATGTAGCTGCAAGACATTTGAACGTTATGGCTTCTTGTGTAGACATGTCTTTTGCATGTTCAAGGCAAACGGTATTGACCAAATACCAGAAAAGTACATTATTAGGCGTTGGAGAAAAGATCTAATTCCTCCAGGAATGAGAACAAGAAGAACAAGGTATGGAGAATCAAATGAAGAGTTTGAAAGGCTAACAAATGAAGCTCATTACATTGTTGAGAATTGCATGACCTTGTTAGGAAATGATGAAGCTATGCTTTCAGCATTTGATGATAAAGTTAGATCATTAAAACGTGAGATTGAAGATGGGTTTACAAATGCTGGAATAAAGAACAAGGATAAGATCATTGAAAGTTTCTTAGGTGTGACAAAACCTGCagaaagaaaaattgaaaaccCAGAAATAGAGGGATTTAAAGGTTGTGGAAGCAGATTAAAGAGTTCAAAGGAAATTGCAGTGGAACAGTCAATGAAGCATAAACGAAAATGTGCAAGTTGTGGAAGGATGACTTTTCATGACAAAAGAAATTGTGCGAAGAAAACAAAGgaggaagaagagaaaagagccaaggctgaagctcttaaagcctCCAAAAAGAAGTAA
- the LOC122586824 gene encoding glutamic acid-rich protein-like codes for MTRWKSSSSGKNRMIQIEVKGKSKIKVNSKKGKMPITIDFGDGSTQSPDSNDEERTKKGKYKKVSYTKPRYEFVHRKINKVNHKKKLRRPRLRKRKCVHIDYNEETDNDSGEDEVEEEQDDGEQDEVEDNVQEDEAEDNVQEDEVEENVEEDEVEVNVDNEQTDNEVEDLGENDLEEDSNWEEEEEAQIVDEAEESTELESSDSIEVEEGCINEEEEVDVTPRQIILASYDYKGS; via the exons atgacaagATGGAAGAGTTCTTCATCAGGAA AGAATAGAATGATACAAATCGAAGTTAAaggaaaatcaaaaattaaagttaacTCTAAAAAAGGGAAAATGCCGATTACTATTGATTTTGGAGATGGCTCAACCCAATCACCTGATTCGAATGATGAGGAAAGAACGAAAAAag GTAAATACAAAAAGGTATCTTATACCAAACCTAGATATGAATTTGTTCATCGCAAAATTAATAAAG TAAATCATAAAAAGAAACTTCGACGACCTAGACTTCGTAAAAGGAAATGTGTGCATATTGATTATAATGAAGAAACAGACAATGATAGTGGCGAAGATGAGGTAGAAGAGGAACAAGATGATGGTGAACAAGATGAGGTAGAAGATAATGTCCAAGAAGATGAGGCAGAAGATAATGTCCAAGAAGATGAGGTGgaagaaaatgttgaagaagatgaggtAGAGGTGAATGTTGATAATGAACAAACAGACAATGAAGTAGAGGATCTTGGAGAAAATGATCTGGAAGAGGATAGTAATtgggaagaagaagaggaagcaCAAATTGTTGATGAAGCAGAAGAAAGCACTGAATTAGAAAGTTCAGATTCAATTGAAGTAGAGGAGGGATGTAtcaatgaagaagaggaagtaGATGTCACACCCCGCCAAATCATTTTGGCGAGTTATGACTACAAAGGATCATAA
- the LOC122586842 gene encoding protein FAR1-RELATED SEQUENCE 5-like: MENFDEEVNSTGNNGQSESSSFSVSRRTSYNNSGISSYDEEDPVVYPDAPPEFIPVKGDIFESLEKCIEMYERYAYHSGFDIRKSIQKKLLSGIVKERYLLCNKVGNTRGDTTNVEKRQRTSSIHVTGCKAKAIFKIVEGSDSYVLDTFEPRHNHQMVPKEHRHLLKKSRQLGFAEMNFIHKVSISNIGATRAHHIYSNIQGSYKKTHGTVTDFKNHKTAIDCYIGLDDAQMLINKMENTLQCVRGFSFNYKVEDKNLAGLFWADETAKLNFKEFGDIISFDATYRTNKYNLIFVPFTAIDNHKKTVSIGAGMLHNEKSDSYKWLIENFLQAFGSQPKMVVTDQDPAMKKAIEVVLPESRHRLCMWHITQKLPSKVGNDMFEHSDFKKKFNDIVWNLSIDTNTFEKKWFEIMKEFGLDDHEWFTHMYSIRSTWIPAYFRDL, encoded by the exons ATGGAAAATTTTGATGAAGAAGTTAATTCAACCGGAAACAACGGTCAATCTGAATCAA GTTCCTTTAGTGTATCTAGAAGAACTTCTTACAACAATTCAGGGATTTCTTCATACGATGAAGAAGATCCAGTTGTTTATCCAGATGCACCACCGGAGTTCATACCAGTTAAGGGAGATATTTTTGAGAGTCTAGAAAAATGTATTGAGATGTATGAAAGATATGCTTACCATTCAGGTTTTGACATTAGAAAGTCAATACAAAAGAAATTACTGAGTGGAATAGTGAAGGAAAGGTATCTTTTGTGTAACAAGGTAGGAAACACTCGAGGTGATACAACAAATGTTGAGAAAAGGCAGCGGACTTCATCAATACATGTTACTGGTTGCAAAGCAAAAGCTATTTTCAAGATTGTTGAAGGAAGTGACTCATATGTTTTAGATACATTTGAGCCAAGACACAATCACCAAATGGTTCCAAAAGAACATAGGCATTTATTGAAGAAATCAAGACAGTTAGGTTTTGCCGAAATGAATTTCATACATAAAGTATCCATTTCAAACATAGGGGCAACAAGAGCTCACCATATATATAGCAACATTCAAGGTTCATACAAAAAAACCCATGGGACAGTTACAGATTTCAAGAACCATAAAACTGCCATAGATTGTTATATAGGATTAGATGACGCCCAAATGCTGATTAACAAAATGGAAAACACATTACAATGTGTCAGAGGTTTTTCTTTCAATTACAAGGTAGAAGACAAAAATCTTGCTGGTCTTTTTTGGGCGGATGAAACGGCTAAGTTGAACTTCAAGGAGTTTGGAGACATTATCTCGTTTGATGCTACATATAGGACAAATAA gtACAACTTAATATTTGTACCTTTCACCGCAATTGATAACCACAAAAAAACAGTATCAATTGGAGCCGGCATGCTGCACAACGAAAAGTCAGATTCTTACAAGTGGCTAATTGAAAATTTTCTACAAGCATTTGGCAGCCAACCAAAGATGGTGGTTACGGATCAAGATCCTGCAATGAAGAAAGCAATTGAGGTTGTTTTACCAGAGTCAAGACATAGGCTTTGCATGTGGCACATTACGCAAAAACTTCCATCAAAG GTGGGAAACGATATGTTTGAGCATTcagatttcaaaaagaaattcaaTGATATAGTGTGGAATTTATCGATAGATACAAATACGTTTGAGAAgaaatggtttgaaataatGAAGGAGTTTGGTTTGGACGATCATGAATGGTTTACTCACATGTATAGCATCAGATCAACATGGATACCTGCGTATTTTAGAGACTTATAA